A single region of the Mustela lutreola isolate mMusLut2 chromosome 2, mMusLut2.pri, whole genome shotgun sequence genome encodes:
- the SMIM7 gene encoding small integral membrane protein 7 encodes MIGDILLFGTLLMNAGAVLNFKLKKKDTQGFGEESREPSTGDNIREFLLSLRYFRIFIALWNVFMMFCMIVLFGS; translated from the exons ATGATCGGGGACATCCTGCTGTTTGG GACGCTGCTGATGAACGCAGGGGCAGTGCTCAACTTTAAGCT GAAAAAGAAGGACACGCAGGGCTTTGGGGAGGAGTcgagggagcccagcacag GTGACAACATCCGGGAGTTCCTGCTAAGCCTCAGATACTTCCGGATCTTCATCGCCCTGTGGAATGTCTTCATGATGTTCTGCATGATCGT GCTCTTCGGCTCCTGA